In one Pseudomonas fitomaticsae genomic region, the following are encoded:
- a CDS encoding Bug family tripartite tricarboxylate transporter substrate binding protein gives MNRSLRRFALAAGCVLFAGQLMAEPKRPECIAPASPGGGFDLTCKLAQSALVNEKLLTKPMRVTYMPGGVGAVAYNAVVAQRPADAGTLVAWSSGSLLNLAQGKFGRFDETNVRWLAAVGTSYGAIAVKSDSPYKTLDDLVQALKKDPSAVVIGSGGTVGSQDWMQTALIAKAAGINPRDLRYVALEGGGEIATALLGGHIQVGSTDISDSMPHIQSGDMRLLAVFAEKRLDEPEMKDIPTAREQGYDIVWPVVRGFYLGPKVSDEDYAWWKDSFDKLLASEDFAKLRDQRELFPFAMTGPELDTYVKKQVADYKVLAKEFGLIQ, from the coding sequence ATGAACCGATCCCTGCGCCGTTTCGCCCTCGCCGCCGGTTGCGTACTGTTCGCCGGCCAACTGATGGCCGAACCTAAACGTCCGGAATGCATTGCCCCGGCCTCTCCCGGCGGCGGTTTCGACCTGACCTGCAAACTGGCGCAAAGTGCGCTGGTCAATGAAAAGCTGCTGACCAAACCGATGCGCGTGACCTACATGCCCGGCGGCGTCGGCGCGGTGGCGTACAACGCCGTTGTGGCGCAGCGGCCAGCCGATGCTGGCACGCTGGTGGCGTGGTCCAGCGGTTCGCTGTTGAACCTGGCGCAAGGCAAGTTCGGCCGGTTCGATGAAACCAACGTGCGCTGGCTGGCGGCGGTCGGCACCAGCTACGGCGCCATCGCGGTGAAAAGCGATTCGCCCTACAAGACCCTCGACGATCTCGTGCAGGCGCTGAAGAAAGATCCGAGCGCGGTGGTCATCGGTTCCGGCGGCACCGTCGGCAGCCAGGACTGGATGCAGACCGCACTGATCGCAAAAGCCGCCGGGATCAACCCGCGCGACCTGCGCTACGTCGCCCTCGAAGGGGGCGGCGAGATCGCTACCGCCCTGCTCGGCGGTCACATCCAGGTCGGCAGTACCGACATCTCCGACTCCATGCCGCACATCCAGAGTGGTGACATGCGCCTGCTGGCCGTGTTTGCCGAGAAACGCCTGGACGAGCCGGAAATGAAGGACATCCCGACCGCTCGCGAACAGGGCTACGACATCGTCTGGCCGGTGGTGCGCGGTTTCTACCTCGGGCCGAAAGTCAGCGATGAAGACTACGCCTGGTGGAAAGACTCCTTCGACAAACTGCTGGCCTCGGAAGACTTCGCCAAGCTGCGCGATCAGCGTGAACTCTTCCCGTTCGCCATGACCGGTCCCGAGCTGGACACCTACGTCAAGAAACAGGTGGCGGACTACAAGGTGCTGGCCAAAGAGTTCGGCCTGATTCAGTGA
- a CDS encoding tripartite tricarboxylate transporter TctB family protein yields MLIQRIFASVLLLACAGLALMAWPYQAAFSYEPVGPRAFPLLMLGLMSLALLYMVFRPAPIKHSDDEPPLDRETLTKIAICVALLLVFAGLFEPLGFILSSILIGIPMARLYGGRWVPSVIVTTLMAIGLYVLFDRVMDVPLPLGLLDVLEN; encoded by the coding sequence ATGCTTATTCAACGCATTTTTGCCTCAGTGCTGTTGCTGGCCTGCGCCGGCCTGGCGCTGATGGCGTGGCCGTATCAGGCGGCTTTTTCCTACGAACCGGTCGGTCCTCGGGCATTCCCTCTGTTGATGTTGGGCCTGATGAGCCTGGCGCTGCTGTACATGGTGTTTCGCCCGGCGCCGATCAAACACAGCGATGACGAGCCGCCGCTGGATCGCGAAACCCTGACCAAGATCGCAATCTGCGTCGCCTTGCTGCTGGTGTTCGCCGGCTTGTTCGAACCGCTGGGCTTCATCCTCAGCAGCATTCTGATCGGCATCCCGATGGCGCGCCTATACGGCGGGCGCTGGGTGCCCAGCGTCATTGTCACGACGCTGATGGCGATTGGTTTGTACGTGTTGTTCGACCGCGTGATGGACGTTCCGCTGCCCCTCGGCCTGCTCGACGTTCTGGAGAACTGA
- a CDS encoding response regulator — protein sequence MRVLLVEDHLPLAESVAQALKSTGLTVDVLHDGVAADLALGSEEYAVAILDVGLPRMDGFEVLARLRARGKNLPVLMLTARSDVKDRVHGLNLGADDYLAKPFELTELEARVKALLRRSVLGGERQQRCGVLAYDLDTRRFTLDDELLTLTSREQAVLEALIARPGRVMSKEQLAAQVFGLDEEASPDAIEIYVHRLRKKLDGHSVAIVTFRGLGYLLESRDA from the coding sequence ATGCGTGTCCTGCTCGTCGAAGACCATTTGCCGCTGGCTGAAAGCGTCGCCCAGGCGCTCAAGAGCACCGGTCTGACCGTGGACGTCTTGCACGATGGCGTGGCTGCCGACCTGGCCCTGGGCAGCGAGGAGTACGCGGTGGCGATCCTTGATGTCGGCCTGCCGCGCATGGACGGGTTTGAAGTGCTGGCGCGCCTGCGGGCCCGGGGCAAGAACCTGCCGGTGCTGATGCTGACCGCTCGCAGCGACGTCAAGGATCGGGTCCATGGGCTCAATCTCGGTGCTGACGATTACCTGGCCAAGCCTTTCGAACTCACCGAACTCGAAGCGCGGGTCAAGGCCCTGCTGCGCCGCAGTGTTTTGGGTGGAGAACGTCAGCAGCGCTGTGGTGTGCTGGCCTACGATCTCGACACCCGACGCTTCACCCTCGACGATGAATTGCTGACGCTGACCTCCCGCGAACAGGCAGTGCTCGAAGCGCTGATTGCCCGTCCGGGGCGGGTGATGAGCAAGGAACAACTGGCTGCGCAGGTGTTCGGTCTCGACGAAGAGGCCAGCCCCGATGCCATCGAAATCTACGTGCATCGCCTGCGCAAGAAACTCGACGGCCATTCGGTGGCCATCGTGACTTTCCGAGGCTTGGGCTATCTGCTGGAAAGCCGCGATGCATAA
- the ung gene encoding uracil-DNA glycosylase, whose product MTADDRIKLEPSWKEALRAEFDQPYMAELRTFLQQERAAGKEIYPPGPMIFNALNSTPLDKVKVVILGQDPYHGPGQAHGLCFSVQPGVPAPPSLVNIYKELKRDLNIDIPNHGYLQSWADQGVLMLNTTMTVERANANAHKDKGWQFFTDRIIEVVSQQQPHLVFMLWGAHAQSKQKLIDATKHLVLTSVHPSPLSAYRGFLGCGHFSRTNKFLEQNGEAPIEWRLPSVV is encoded by the coding sequence ATGACTGCTGACGACCGTATCAAACTCGAACCGAGCTGGAAGGAGGCACTGCGTGCCGAATTCGACCAGCCCTACATGGCAGAGTTGCGCACTTTTCTGCAGCAGGAGCGGGCGGCCGGCAAGGAAATCTATCCGCCGGGCCCGATGATCTTCAACGCGTTGAATTCGACGCCGCTGGACAAGGTGAAAGTGGTCATCCTCGGCCAGGACCCGTACCACGGCCCGGGCCAGGCTCATGGCTTGTGCTTTTCGGTGCAACCGGGCGTGCCGGCACCACCGTCGCTGGTCAACATCTATAAAGAGTTGAAGCGCGACCTGAACATCGACATCCCCAACCACGGCTACCTGCAGAGCTGGGCCGATCAGGGCGTGTTGATGCTCAACACCACCATGACCGTCGAACGCGCGAACGCCAATGCGCACAAGGACAAGGGTTGGCAGTTCTTTACGGACCGGATCATCGAAGTGGTCAGCCAGCAGCAACCGCATCTGGTGTTCATGCTCTGGGGCGCTCATGCGCAGAGCAAGCAGAAGCTGATCGACGCCACCAAGCATCTGGTGCTGACCTCGGTACATCCGTCGCCGCTGTCGGCTTATCGCGGTTTCCTTGGTTGCGGGCACTTCAGCCGCACCAACAAGTTCCTGGAGCAGAACGGCGAAGCGCCGATCGAGTGGCGCCTGCCGTCGGTGGTCTGA
- a CDS encoding putative urea ABC transporter substrate-binding protein codes for MSRLRLPALLAAAFAALVSTQSPAAQKDHFSVCWTIYAGWMPWEYAGSQGIVDKWAKKYGIKIDVVQLNDYVESINQYTAGQFDGCTMTNMDALTIPAAGGVDSTALIVSDFSNGNDGIVLKGEGKKVADLKGMDVNLVELSVSHYLLARALDSVDLTEKDLKVVNTSDADISAAFNTEQVNAVTTWNPMLSDIKAKPGVTEVFDSSQIPGEIMDMMVVNSATLKDNPALGKALTGAWFEVVELMNAKSAASKAALEHMAKASGTDLAGFQAQLDTTRLFATPKEALAFATSKQLPETMRRVAEFSFQHGLLGEGARDTSAVGMTFANGVTSGDTGNLKLRFDPTYVQMAADAKL; via the coding sequence ATGTCCCGACTACGTTTGCCCGCCCTGCTCGCCGCCGCGTTCGCCGCGCTCGTCAGCACCCAATCCCCCGCCGCGCAGAAAGACCACTTCAGTGTCTGCTGGACGATCTACGCCGGCTGGATGCCATGGGAATACGCCGGCAGCCAGGGCATCGTCGATAAATGGGCGAAGAAGTACGGGATCAAGATCGATGTGGTCCAGCTCAACGACTACGTCGAATCGATCAATCAGTACACCGCCGGTCAGTTCGACGGCTGCACCATGACCAACATGGACGCGTTGACCATCCCGGCCGCCGGCGGCGTCGACAGCACCGCGCTGATCGTCAGCGATTTCTCCAACGGCAACGACGGCATCGTTCTCAAAGGCGAGGGCAAGAAAGTTGCCGACCTCAAGGGCATGGACGTCAACCTGGTCGAACTGTCGGTCTCGCATTACCTGCTGGCCCGCGCGCTGGACTCGGTCGACCTGACCGAAAAAGACCTGAAAGTGGTCAACACCTCCGACGCCGACATTTCCGCCGCCTTCAACACCGAGCAGGTCAACGCCGTCACCACCTGGAACCCGATGCTCTCGGACATCAAGGCCAAACCCGGCGTGACCGAAGTCTTCGATTCCAGCCAGATCCCCGGCGAAATCATGGACATGATGGTGGTCAACAGCGCCACCCTCAAAGACAACCCGGCGCTGGGCAAGGCACTGACCGGCGCGTGGTTCGAAGTGGTCGAGCTGATGAACGCGAAAAGCGCTGCGAGCAAGGCTGCGCTGGAACACATGGCCAAGGCCTCGGGCACCGACCTGGCCGGATTCCAGGCGCAACTGGACACCACCAGACTGTTCGCCACACCCAAAGAAGCCTTGGCATTCGCCACCAGCAAGCAACTGCCGGAAACCATGCGCCGGGTCGCCGAGTTCTCGTTCCAGCACGGTTTGCTCGGCGAAGGTGCCAGGGACACCAGTGCCGTCGGCATGACCTTCGCCAACGGCGTGACCAGCGGCGATACCGGCAACCTCAAGCTGCGTTTCGATCCGACCTACGTGCAGATGGCCGCCGACGCCAAGCTGTAA
- a CDS encoding AbrB family transcriptional regulator, with amino-acid sequence MSDRLSLKTWWGTPLVGLLGGYIASQIGWPLPWMVGSLLAIILVRCLTPWQLAEIPGGRKCGQWIVGIGIGLHFTPLVMEQVLSHFGLIFFGALVTSLSAVVGVWLMRRTGEDRATAFFSSMPGGSGEMVNLGARNGAMLSHVAAGQSLRVLVVVLCVPAAFKYLLGDGTPISHAGSVDWRWLAILFPAGGLLAWLWQRLRQPNPWLFGPLLVSAAVSIGWDLHIGLPNGGSQIGQWLIGSGLGCHFNRQFFRRAPSFMGRTLIGTALTMLIATLAALGLSALTHLDLRSLTLGMMPGGIAEMSLTAETLQLSVPLVTAMQVMRLLFVLFLAEPLFKYWNRQP; translated from the coding sequence ATGTCTGATCGGCTCTCCCTCAAAACCTGGTGGGGAACCCCGCTGGTCGGTCTGCTTGGCGGTTACATCGCCAGCCAGATCGGCTGGCCGCTGCCGTGGATGGTCGGCTCGTTGCTGGCGATCATCCTGGTGCGCTGTCTGACCCCGTGGCAATTGGCTGAAATCCCTGGCGGCCGCAAGTGCGGTCAGTGGATCGTCGGGATCGGTATCGGCCTGCACTTCACCCCACTGGTGATGGAGCAGGTGCTCAGCCACTTCGGCCTGATCTTCTTCGGAGCGCTGGTCACCAGCCTGTCGGCGGTGGTCGGCGTGTGGCTGATGCGCCGCACCGGCGAGGATCGCGCCACGGCGTTTTTCTCCAGCATGCCCGGCGGCTCGGGCGAGATGGTCAACCTCGGCGCCCGCAACGGCGCGATGCTCAGCCATGTCGCGGCCGGGCAAAGCTTGCGGGTGCTGGTGGTGGTGCTGTGTGTGCCGGCGGCGTTCAAATATCTGCTGGGTGACGGCACCCCGATTTCACACGCTGGCAGCGTCGATTGGCGCTGGCTGGCGATTCTTTTTCCGGCGGGCGGCCTGCTCGCCTGGCTCTGGCAACGCCTGCGTCAACCCAACCCATGGCTGTTCGGCCCGCTGCTGGTCAGCGCGGCAGTGAGCATCGGCTGGGATCTGCACATCGGTTTGCCCAATGGCGGCAGTCAGATTGGCCAGTGGCTGATCGGCAGCGGTCTGGGTTGTCACTTCAACCGGCAATTCTTCCGCCGAGCGCCATCGTTCATGGGGCGCACGTTGATCGGCACAGCGCTGACCATGCTGATCGCGACATTGGCGGCGTTGGGACTGAGTGCACTGACCCATCTGGATCTGCGATCGCTAACCCTGGGCATGATGCCCGGCGGGATCGCAGAGATGAGCCTGACGGCGGAAACCCTGCAATTGTCGGTGCCGCTGGTGACGGCAATGCAGGTGATGCGGCTGTTGTTCGTGCTGTTTCTGGCGGAACCGTTGTTCAAATACTGGAACCGCCAGCCCTGA
- a CDS encoding HDOD domain-containing protein: MSELADKVQQDLVEAIDNDDLVLPTLPEVALQIRKAAEDPDISVSDLSKVIGRDTALSARLIKVVNSPLLRPTQEVTDLHTAITRLGVNYSSNLAIGLVMEQIFHARSDVVEQKMREVWRKSLEIAGVSYALCRRYTQLKPDQAALGGLVHQIGVLPILTYAEDHYELLSDPVSLNHVIDHIHPLLGDKLLRVWEFPERLVELPGLYQDLKRESQQIDYVDIVQVASLYCHKDTDHPMARIDPFSVPAFRKLGIDPENKALCADLEESRSMFY; encoded by the coding sequence ATGAGTGAACTGGCGGATAAGGTCCAACAGGATTTGGTTGAGGCCATCGATAACGATGACCTGGTTCTTCCAACGTTACCGGAAGTGGCCCTGCAGATTCGCAAGGCCGCCGAAGACCCGGATATCAGCGTCAGCGACCTGAGCAAAGTGATCGGCCGCGACACGGCGCTGTCGGCGCGCCTGATCAAAGTGGTCAACAGCCCGCTGCTGCGCCCCACTCAGGAAGTCACCGACCTGCACACCGCCATCACGCGATTGGGCGTCAATTACAGCAGCAACCTGGCGATCGGTCTGGTGATGGAGCAGATCTTCCACGCCCGCTCCGACGTGGTCGAACAGAAGATGCGCGAAGTCTGGCGCAAGAGTCTGGAAATTGCCGGGGTCAGCTACGCACTGTGCCGCCGCTATACCCAGCTAAAACCCGATCAAGCCGCGCTCGGTGGACTGGTTCATCAGATCGGCGTGTTGCCGATCCTGACCTATGCCGAAGACCACTACGAATTGCTGTCGGATCCGGTGAGTCTCAACCATGTGATCGACCACATTCATCCGTTGCTCGGCGACAAGCTGCTGCGGGTCTGGGAGTTCCCCGAGCGATTGGTCGAGCTGCCGGGGTTGTATCAGGACCTCAAGCGCGAATCGCAGCAGATCGATTACGTCGACATCGTGCAAGTGGCCAGCCTGTATTGCCACAAGGACACCGATCATCCGATGGCCCGCATCGATCCGTTCAGCGTGCCGGCATTCCGCAAACTCGGCATCGATCCGGAAAACAAGGCGCTGTGCGCCGATCTGGAAGAATCGCGGTCGATGTTCTACTGA
- a CDS encoding tripartite tricarboxylate transporter permease has protein sequence MDTLGYLGQGFGVALSPYNLVTALTGTLIGTVVGLLPGLGPINGVALLIPIAFALGLPPESALILLAAVYLGCEYGGRISSILLNIPGEASTVMTTLDGYPMARKGLAGVALSLSAWSSFIGAFIATCGMVLFAPLLAKWAIAFGPAEYFVLMVFAIVCLGGMAGDRPVKTFIAALIGLFLSSVGIDANSGVYRFTGDNIHLTDGIQFVVLVLGLFSVSEILLLLEKTHRGQEAVKATGRMMFNFKEAASVFVVNIRCGLLGFIMGVLPGAGATLASAVAYMTEKRIAGASGKFGQGDARGLAAPETAIGASACGALVPMLTLGVPGSGTTAVMIGALSLYNITPGPLLFQQQPDIVWGLIASLFIANIMLVILNIPMIRIFTRILAVPNWALVPVIAIITGIGVYAVHATTFDLFLMVGIGIFGYILRKLDFPLSPVLLGFILGGLMEQNLRRALSISNGALEILWSSPITFGVWVLTAIMLLMPLLRIWRKRSAAQRAVADV, from the coding sequence ATGGATACTCTCGGTTATTTGGGTCAGGGCTTCGGCGTCGCGCTGAGTCCGTACAACCTGGTCACGGCCCTGACCGGCACGCTGATCGGCACCGTGGTCGGCTTGTTGCCGGGCCTGGGCCCGATCAATGGTGTGGCGCTGCTGATCCCCATCGCATTCGCCCTCGGCCTGCCGCCGGAATCGGCCCTGATCCTGCTTGCGGCGGTCTATCTGGGCTGCGAATACGGCGGCCGGATCAGCTCGATCTTGCTGAACATTCCGGGCGAAGCCTCCACCGTGATGACCACCCTCGACGGTTACCCGATGGCCCGCAAAGGCCTGGCCGGTGTGGCGTTGTCGTTGTCGGCGTGGAGTTCGTTCATCGGCGCCTTCATCGCAACCTGCGGCATGGTGCTGTTCGCCCCGCTACTGGCGAAATGGGCGATTGCCTTCGGTCCGGCGGAATACTTCGTGTTGATGGTGTTCGCGATTGTCTGCCTCGGCGGCATGGCCGGTGACCGACCGGTGAAAACCTTTATCGCGGCGTTGATCGGTCTGTTCCTGTCCAGCGTCGGGATCGACGCCAACAGCGGTGTGTACCGTTTCACCGGCGACAACATTCACCTGACTGACGGCATTCAGTTCGTGGTGCTGGTACTGGGTCTGTTTTCGGTCAGCGAAATCCTTCTGCTGCTGGAGAAAACCCATCGCGGCCAGGAAGCGGTGAAAGCCACCGGACGGATGATGTTCAACTTCAAGGAAGCAGCGTCGGTGTTCGTGGTGAACATCCGTTGCGGCCTGCTCGGTTTCATCATGGGCGTGTTGCCGGGTGCAGGTGCGACCCTCGCCAGCGCCGTGGCCTACATGACCGAGAAACGCATCGCCGGTGCCAGCGGCAAGTTTGGCCAAGGCGACGCCCGCGGCCTCGCCGCACCGGAAACCGCCATCGGTGCCTCCGCTTGCGGCGCGCTGGTGCCGATGCTGACCCTCGGTGTTCCGGGTTCGGGTACCACAGCGGTGATGATCGGCGCCCTGTCGCTGTACAACATCACCCCCGGCCCGCTGCTGTTCCAGCAACAGCCGGACATCGTCTGGGGCCTGATCGCTTCGCTGTTCATCGCCAACATCATGCTGGTGATCCTGAACATCCCGATGATCCGCATCTTCACCCGCATCCTCGCCGTGCCGAACTGGGCACTGGTGCCGGTGATCGCGATCATCACCGGGATCGGCGTCTACGCCGTGCATGCAACCACGTTCGACCTGTTCCTGATGGTCGGCATCGGCATCTTCGGCTACATCCTGCGCAAACTGGATTTCCCGCTGTCGCCAGTGCTGCTGGGGTTCATCCTCGGCGGCCTGATGGAGCAGAACCTGCGCCGGGCGCTGTCGATTTCCAATGGTGCGCTGGAGATTCTCTGGTCGAGCCCGATCACCTTCGGCGTCTGGGTGCTGACCGCGATCATGTTGCTGATGCCGCTGCTGCGCATCTGGCGCAAACGCTCGGCCGCGCAACGCGCCGTTGCCGATGTCTGA
- a CDS encoding sensor histidine kinase codes for MHKPSSLRWRLLWNLALLLVVLMLASGLSAYWNGREAADTAYDRTLLASARTIAAGLSQRDGSLSADVPYVALDTFAYDSAGRIYYQVNDIHQKLISGYENLPGPPPGTPRTDSYPALARFYDAKYQGQNVRVVSLLKAVSEPNMNGMAEIRVAETDEARVSMARSLAADTLLRLGMLAIGALLLVWFAVSAALRPIERLRTAVEERQPDDLRPLPLVEVQHELWPLVRALNHFTERLRGQFERQAQFIADAAHELRTPLAALKARLELGLRSNEPQTWRDTLESSAQSTDRLTHLANQLLSLARVENGARAIAEGGAQLLDLSQLARELGMAMAPLAHARGVALALEADEPVWLRGEPTLLNELLSNLVDNALAHTPPGGNVILRVTAPAVLEVEDDGPGIPLEERDRVFERFYRRNQQVAGSGLGLAIVGEICRAHLAQISLHDGEQAGLKVRVSFVAG; via the coding sequence ATGCATAAGCCCAGCAGCCTGCGCTGGCGGTTGCTGTGGAACCTCGCGCTGCTGCTGGTGGTGTTGATGCTCGCCAGCGGATTGAGCGCGTACTGGAACGGTCGCGAAGCCGCCGACACCGCCTACGACCGCACGCTGCTGGCGTCGGCGCGGACCATTGCCGCTGGTCTGTCGCAGCGCGATGGCAGTCTCAGTGCCGACGTGCCGTATGTGGCGCTCGATACCTTCGCCTACGACAGCGCCGGGCGCATCTATTACCAGGTCAACGACATCCATCAAAAGCTGATTTCCGGCTACGAAAACCTGCCGGGCCCGCCACCAGGCACGCCAAGAACCGACAGCTATCCCGCCCTCGCGCGCTTTTACGACGCGAAATATCAGGGGCAAAACGTGCGTGTGGTGAGCCTGCTCAAAGCAGTCAGCGAGCCGAACATGAACGGCATGGCGGAAATTCGTGTTGCCGAAACCGACGAAGCGCGCGTCAGCATGGCCCGCAGTCTGGCGGCCGACACCTTGCTGCGTTTGGGGATGCTGGCGATTGGCGCGTTGTTGCTGGTGTGGTTTGCGGTGAGTGCTGCGCTGCGGCCGATCGAACGTTTGCGCACGGCAGTGGAAGAACGTCAGCCCGATGACCTGCGGCCGTTGCCATTGGTGGAAGTGCAGCACGAATTGTGGCCGCTGGTGCGGGCGCTCAATCACTTTACCGAACGCCTGCGCGGGCAATTCGAGCGGCAGGCGCAATTCATCGCCGATGCGGCCCATGAACTGCGCACGCCACTGGCGGCGCTCAAGGCGCGACTTGAACTGGGCTTGCGCTCAAACGAGCCACAGACCTGGCGCGACACTTTGGAATCCTCGGCACAAAGTACGGATCGCCTGACCCATCTGGCCAATCAGTTGCTGTCGCTGGCCCGGGTGGAAAACGGCGCCCGGGCGATTGCCGAGGGTGGTGCGCAGTTGCTCGATCTGAGTCAGTTGGCGCGGGAGTTGGGCATGGCCATGGCGCCGCTGGCCCACGCTCGGGGTGTCGCACTGGCGCTGGAGGCGGACGAGCCGGTGTGGCTGCGCGGCGAGCCGACGTTGCTCAACGAGTTGCTGAGCAATCTGGTGGACAACGCGCTGGCGCACACGCCGCCGGGCGGCAACGTGATTCTGCGGGTCACGGCGCCGGCGGTGCTGGAGGTTGAGGACGATGGTCCGGGCATTCCGCTGGAAGAGCGGGATCGGGTGTTCGAACGCTTTTACCGGCGCAACCAGCAGGTCGCCGGTTCCGGGCTGGGGCTGGCGATTGTCGGGGAAATCTGCCGCGCGCATCTGGCGCAGATCAGTCTGCACGATGGCGAGCAGGCGGGTTTGAAGGTACGGGTGAGTTTTGTCGCCGGTTGA
- a CDS encoding enoyl-CoA hydratase/isomerase family protein, with translation MNLHFEELTGTDGARIGVATLDAEKSLNALSLPMIHALSDKLNAWAKDPQIVCVLLRGNGAKAFCAGGEVRSLVEACRAHPGEVPPLAAQFFNAEYRLDYSLHTYPKPLICWGHGYVLGGGMGLLQGASIRIVTPSSRLAMPEISIGLYPDVGASWFLSRLPGRLGLFLGLTGAHMNGRDAIDLDLADRFLLDDQQQELIDGLLQLNWQEQTAMQLNSLLKALQQEAVAQMPEAQWLPRRQQIDEWLDVSDVTCAWKAISLHRDSSDLLIARAAKTMSEGSPLTAHLVWEQIIRARHLSLAEVFQMEYTLSLNCCRHPEFSEGVRARLIDKDQKPHWHWPDIARVPDAVVEAHFHKVWEGRHPLADLSSY, from the coding sequence ATGAATCTGCACTTCGAAGAACTGACCGGCACCGACGGTGCGCGCATCGGCGTGGCCACGCTGGATGCCGAAAAGTCGCTCAATGCGCTGTCCCTGCCGATGATCCACGCCCTGAGTGACAAACTGAACGCCTGGGCCAAGGATCCGCAAATCGTCTGCGTGCTGCTGCGCGGCAACGGCGCCAAGGCCTTCTGCGCCGGCGGCGAAGTGCGCAGCCTGGTGGAAGCCTGCCGAGCCCATCCCGGCGAAGTGCCGCCGCTGGCCGCACAGTTTTTCAACGCTGAATATCGGCTGGATTACAGCCTGCACACTTACCCGAAACCGTTGATCTGCTGGGGCCATGGTTATGTGCTCGGCGGCGGCATGGGCCTGCTGCAAGGCGCGAGCATCCGGATCGTCACGCCGAGCAGTCGTCTGGCGATGCCGGAAATCAGCATCGGCCTGTACCCGGATGTCGGCGCCAGTTGGTTTCTGTCGCGGCTGCCGGGCAGGCTCGGTTTGTTCCTGGGTTTGACCGGCGCACACATGAACGGTCGCGATGCGATCGATCTGGATCTGGCCGACCGCTTCCTGCTCGACGACCAGCAACAGGAACTGATCGACGGCTTGTTGCAGTTGAACTGGCAGGAACAGACCGCCATGCAGCTGAACAGTCTGCTCAAAGCGTTGCAACAGGAAGCTGTGGCGCAAATGCCTGAGGCGCAATGGCTGCCGCGTCGGCAGCAGATCGATGAATGGCTGGATGTCAGCGACGTGACCTGCGCCTGGAAAGCCATCAGCCTGCATCGGGACAGCAGCGACCTGTTGATTGCCCGTGCGGCGAAAACCATGAGTGAAGGCTCGCCACTGACGGCGCATCTGGTCTGGGAACAGATCATTCGTGCCCGCCACTTGTCACTGGCCGAAGTCTTTCAGATGGAATACACCCTGAGCCTCAATTGCTGCCGCCATCCGGAATTCAGCGAAGGGGTCCGGGCGCGACTGATCGACAAGGATCAAAAACCGCACTGGCACTGGCCGGACATCGCCCGGGTGCCGGACGCGGTGGTGGAGGCGCACTTTCACAAGGTGTGGGAGGGGCGGCATCCGTTGGCGGACCTTTCCAGTTACTGA